The following coding sequences lie in one Corynebacterium anserum genomic window:
- a CDS encoding monovalent cation/H+ antiporter subunit D family protein yields the protein MTAGATLSFFILIPLLASACAAIVPSLAVRRFLGLAVPAVGILAAGYLLFYLSGEGGPVIADNVGAFIGGISIPLVADTLTAVMLLATSIVVCAAMWFADAVGETKTRFFPALALMLLAGAWGAIMTADIFNLFVFIEVMLMPSFGLLAMTGTWARLAAARMFIVVNLVTSMILLTGVATVYAVVGTTNLAALAGSAGPRGQSFAPGIFGNQWQLMVALGVVLLALSVKAGMAPVHTWLPRAYPATSPAVMALFSGLHTKVAVYAIFRIYLTAFEGDVALGWGILGFVVLGMLIGAFAGLGEASLRGVVAYQMVNGIPFMLVALVFLNHDAHLMLSASLFYMLHHMVVASSLIMAAGSIEETYGTGRIRPLSGLSRRDPFPSVIFALAALAIIGFPPFSGVLGKLGLIMGIAQDGTWKAWIAIGAIIIAGVGALLSMLYVWREVFWGRSMNANECDPSLAVAHRFVYPSAAMIILSVAMFFGAGPVFNVVGRAADNLTDTTAYVSAVMGDPDTAVGMVLEPGPSGLDNVPAGALDSTSEAALREQEIRNNQITTSDNTEQSKAKEAGR from the coding sequence TTTATCTTTCCGGTGAGGGCGGCCCTGTCATTGCCGACAATGTGGGCGCCTTCATCGGTGGTATCTCCATCCCGTTGGTGGCAGACACCCTCACCGCAGTTATGCTGCTCGCCACGTCCATTGTGGTCTGTGCCGCGATGTGGTTTGCCGATGCCGTGGGAGAGACGAAAACACGCTTCTTCCCGGCCCTTGCGCTCATGCTCTTGGCGGGCGCATGGGGAGCCATCATGACGGCAGATATCTTCAATCTGTTTGTCTTCATCGAAGTGATGTTGATGCCATCCTTTGGTCTTCTCGCCATGACTGGCACGTGGGCTCGTCTGGCTGCCGCCCGGATGTTCATCGTGGTCAATCTGGTGACCTCCATGATTTTGCTGACGGGCGTGGCCACTGTTTATGCAGTTGTGGGCACCACAAACCTTGCAGCCCTCGCTGGGTCGGCTGGCCCTCGTGGACAAAGCTTCGCTCCCGGTATTTTTGGCAATCAGTGGCAGCTCATGGTGGCACTGGGCGTCGTCCTGCTCGCGCTGTCGGTTAAGGCTGGCATGGCACCGGTGCACACATGGCTGCCGCGCGCGTACCCAGCCACCTCACCTGCTGTGATGGCTCTTTTCTCCGGGCTTCACACCAAGGTTGCAGTGTATGCAATTTTCCGTATTTACCTCACGGCGTTCGAAGGCGATGTGGCCTTGGGGTGGGGAATCTTGGGCTTCGTGGTGCTTGGCATGTTGATCGGTGCTTTCGCCGGTCTGGGCGAAGCATCATTGCGTGGCGTCGTGGCCTACCAAATGGTCAATGGCATCCCATTCATGTTGGTTGCTCTGGTCTTTCTCAACCACGACGCACACCTCATGCTCTCCGCCTCTTTGTTCTACATGCTTCACCACATGGTGGTCGCATCCTCACTGATTATGGCGGCGGGATCCATCGAGGAAACGTACGGAACTGGGCGGATCAGGCCTCTTTCCGGCCTGTCGAGGCGCGACCCCTTCCCATCGGTTATCTTCGCTCTCGCTGCATTGGCCATCATCGGTTTCCCTCCCTTCTCCGGCGTGCTAGGCAAGCTGGGACTCATCATGGGCATCGCTCAAGATGGGACATGGAAAGCGTGGATCGCGATCGGCGCGATCATCATCGCCGGGGTGGGTGCTCTACTTTCGATGCTCTATGTCTGGCGCGAAGTGTTCTGGGGGCGTTCCATGAATGCAAATGAGTGTGATCCCTCTCTAGCTGTCGCCCACCGTTTTGTGTACCCATCCGCCGCGATGATCATTCTGTCGGTGGCCATGTTCTTCGGAGCTGGTCCTGTATTCAACGTTGTGGGTCGTGCCGCGGATAATCTCACGGACACAACAGCTTATGTCTCTGCCGTCATGGGCGACCCGGATACAGCAGTGGGTATGGTTCTCGAGCCCGGGCCGAGCGGATTGGACAATGTTCCGGCCGGCGCGCTGGACTCCACATCCGAGGCTGCGCTACGGGAGCAGGAAATCCGCAATAACCAGATCACGACCAGTGATAATACCGAACAGTCCAAAGCTAAGGAGGCTGGGCGATAA
- a CDS encoding Na+/H+ antiporter subunit E: MKYLRILAHCLRYGLWLVGQIIKESTVMAIDTLGTGRNIAPVVIYYPLRITKERDIAAFTASITMTPGTLALGITGPKEVDYDAEAGNRSRHDASAVGESEFGTHGLETVQRFLAVHAMYGSHPQELLDSLAEMEERLVPSIKDKKNHFDVQTLVERGRPGPRGFRGSHGGRVSDETVFDVEKVDSTPHAAAFVAAILEQDEEESNPEDVKNMNREERYAVAQRNVERARSRRTQSPKRGPMTDIDTFRGDKLGSSRPDREGRTKPGETLYDPLYPKNNPKDGDVDGSQLKAPLPKAYRLESEKDNGKDKDNSKGTDTHKHRKEE; the protein is encoded by the coding sequence ATGAAGTATCTCCGCATTCTTGCTCACTGCCTTCGCTATGGTCTGTGGCTGGTGGGGCAGATCATCAAAGAATCCACGGTGATGGCTATCGACACTCTGGGCACTGGTCGCAACATTGCCCCCGTGGTCATTTACTATCCTCTGCGGATTACTAAAGAGCGCGACATTGCCGCCTTCACGGCCTCAATTACCATGACGCCAGGCACCCTCGCACTGGGCATAACCGGCCCCAAAGAAGTGGACTATGACGCGGAGGCGGGTAACCGTTCTCGCCATGATGCGTCCGCTGTCGGTGAATCTGAGTTCGGGACTCACGGCCTAGAGACTGTGCAGCGCTTCCTCGCCGTGCACGCAATGTATGGATCACATCCACAAGAGCTCTTAGATTCTCTCGCAGAGATGGAAGAGAGACTCGTTCCGAGCATCAAGGATAAGAAAAACCACTTTGATGTGCAGACTTTGGTGGAACGTGGACGCCCAGGACCACGCGGTTTCCGCGGTAGTCATGGTGGGCGCGTGTCAGACGAAACTGTCTTTGACGTGGAGAAGGTGGACTCCACTCCCCACGCCGCTGCGTTCGTCGCAGCAATCTTGGAGCAGGACGAAGAAGAATCCAACCCTGAGGATGTCAAGAATATGAACCGGGAAGAACGCTATGCCGTTGCTCAGCGCAACGTTGAGCGTGCCCGTTCCCGTCGCACTCAGTCGCCAAAGAGGGGACCGATGACGGACATCGACACATTCAGAGGCGATAAGCTTGGCTCCTCCCGTCCTGACAGAGAGGGGCGCACCAAGCCAGGAGAAACTCTCTACGATCCGCTCTACCCCAAGAACAATCCAAAGGACGGTGATGTTGACGGGTCTCAGCTCAAAGCACCGCTGCCCAAGGCTTATCGGTTGGAATCAGAGAAAGATAACGGTAAAGACAAAGACAACAGTAAAGGCACAGACACACACAAACACAGGAAAGAGGAATAA
- a CDS encoding cation:proton antiporter, with the protein MSPQDFLNVTSGLAAVIVVIALLMVLWRAVTTHNDARRAVLSDVIFLAMAALFMCYSLFDHTSVTYEVVLFAGFFGALSTAAYARIISRGRR; encoded by the coding sequence ATGAGCCCCCAAGATTTCCTCAACGTCACCTCTGGCTTGGCGGCCGTCATCGTGGTCATCGCCCTGCTCATGGTGCTATGGCGTGCGGTGACCACGCATAACGACGCCCGGCGTGCGGTTCTTTCGGACGTCATCTTCCTCGCAATGGCAGCCCTGTTCATGTGCTACAGCCTTTTTGACCATACGTCCGTGACTTATGAAGTGGTGTTGTTTGCCGGTTTCTTCGGTGCCCTGTCCACCGCGGCGTACGCACGCATCATCTCTCGAGGGAGGCGTTAA
- a CDS encoding Na+/H+ antiporter subunit G has translation MTITTIAAEAGELIHFNEPTWGLTILTSVLALLGAVFVFVSARAMYLAPDAISQINMLGPATGVGLPLLILANVVHGWNIHGWVAGEFIRAIGAIFLLLVVQAVGSYIMGRTLHATHWDHTAPLSGGQRAKEPK, from the coding sequence ATGACCATCACAACTATTGCTGCAGAAGCCGGCGAACTCATCCACTTCAACGAGCCAACGTGGGGGCTCACGATTCTCACGAGTGTGCTCGCTCTGCTAGGAGCCGTATTTGTGTTTGTCTCCGCCCGCGCAATGTACCTCGCCCCGGATGCTATCTCCCAAATCAACATGCTCGGCCCTGCCACGGGCGTGGGGCTTCCGTTATTGATCCTCGCCAATGTGGTACACGGCTGGAATATTCACGGATGGGTGGCCGGGGAGTTCATCCGGGCAATTGGTGCGATCTTTCTCCTGCTCGTTGTCCAGGCCGTTGGCTCCTACATCATGGGCCGAACCCTACACGCCACGCACTGGGATCACACTGCTCCGCTGTCGGGTGGTCAGCGCGCCAAAGAACCAAAGTAA
- a CDS encoding organic hydroperoxide resistance protein — MSEALYTGKALSTGGGRDGNVATSDRALDLDVRPPKELGGNGEGTNPEQLVSAGWAACFNGALQLMMKNAGVQSDQTPEVEVTMTLNKGEDGMFLTATIHATIFDVDAAKANELVQQAHEFCPYSKAMRGNVDTEVTATAA; from the coding sequence ATGAGTGAGGCACTCTACACAGGCAAGGCGCTGTCCACCGGCGGCGGCCGCGACGGCAACGTGGCAACCTCCGACCGCGCCCTGGACCTCGATGTCCGCCCGCCAAAGGAACTAGGCGGAAACGGCGAAGGAACAAACCCGGAACAGCTCGTATCCGCGGGATGGGCAGCGTGCTTCAATGGTGCACTGCAGCTAATGATGAAAAACGCTGGCGTGCAATCTGACCAAACCCCGGAAGTGGAAGTGACCATGACCCTCAACAAGGGTGAGGACGGCATGTTCCTCACTGCCACAATCCATGCCACCATCTTCGACGTAGACGCTGCCAAGGCCAATGAACTGGTGCAGCAGGCACACGAGTTCTGCCCTTACTCCAAGGCGATGCGCGGCAACGTCGATACGGAAGTGACCGCCACCGCTGCTTAA
- a CDS encoding catalase — protein sequence MTANEKQTAKDIAHRGVCPYAGHSTNVNGAPVHTEEHSATVGEQGPLLLSDVHLVEKHAHFNRERIPERNVHAKGSGAFGELTITEDVSQYTKADLFQPGRKTPMLARFSTVAGEQGFPDAVRDVRGFSLKFYTQEGNYDIVGNNTPVFFLRDGMKFPDFIRSQKRLADSGLRSADMQWDFWTRSPETAHQVTYLMGDRGIPKNFRHMDGFGSHTYQWINEDGDRFWVKYHFKTRQGWQTYTDEEAAKLIGDGDFDSSRKDLYEAIEKGDYPTWDVKVQIMPVDEAENYRWNPFDLTKTWSQKDYPLIPVGHFTLNENPQNFFAQVEQAAFAPSNIVPGVGFSPDKMLLARVFAYADTQRYRLGVNFHQLPSNRPIVENKNLYTAKDGAGTQEFPPAGTPVYSPNRFERGEGVDDVSDGSGAVQKGVDAGHSKYGFGRGQESATGLAADLGLFDELHGKDFTRGAYVRHPEDDDFIQAGILVREVMDDAQRERLANNIAAAMDGVSDQVAEQCWTYWGNVDEDLRDRVREIFNAS from the coding sequence ATGACTGCCAACGAGAAGCAGACAGCGAAGGACATCGCACATCGAGGGGTGTGCCCATACGCAGGCCACTCCACCAACGTCAACGGTGCACCCGTTCACACTGAGGAACATTCCGCCACCGTTGGTGAGCAGGGGCCGCTACTGCTCAGTGACGTGCATCTTGTGGAGAAGCATGCTCACTTCAACCGCGAACGCATTCCAGAGCGCAACGTTCATGCGAAGGGTTCTGGCGCTTTCGGTGAGCTGACGATCACCGAAGACGTCTCGCAATACACCAAAGCTGACCTATTCCAGCCAGGGCGTAAGACCCCAATGCTGGCACGTTTCTCCACCGTTGCTGGTGAGCAGGGCTTTCCTGACGCAGTACGCGACGTGCGTGGTTTCTCCCTGAAGTTCTACACCCAGGAGGGTAACTACGACATCGTCGGCAATAACACCCCGGTGTTCTTCCTCCGCGACGGCATGAAATTCCCAGACTTCATCCGCTCCCAGAAGCGTCTAGCTGACTCTGGCCTACGATCCGCTGACATGCAGTGGGATTTCTGGACTCGTTCGCCGGAAACAGCACACCAAGTCACCTACTTGATGGGTGATCGCGGTATCCCGAAAAACTTCCGTCACATGGACGGATTCGGTTCCCACACCTACCAATGGATCAATGAGGACGGTGATCGCTTCTGGGTGAAATACCACTTCAAGACTCGCCAGGGGTGGCAGACCTACACGGATGAGGAAGCAGCCAAACTGATTGGTGATGGCGATTTTGACTCCTCCCGCAAGGATCTCTATGAGGCCATTGAAAAGGGCGACTACCCAACCTGGGATGTCAAGGTGCAGATCATGCCGGTTGACGAGGCAGAGAATTACCGCTGGAATCCGTTCGACCTCACGAAGACGTGGTCGCAGAAGGACTATCCGCTGATTCCAGTTGGTCACTTCACACTGAACGAAAACCCACAGAACTTCTTCGCCCAGGTGGAGCAGGCAGCGTTCGCCCCGTCGAACATCGTCCCGGGCGTGGGCTTTTCTCCAGACAAAATGCTGTTGGCGCGCGTGTTCGCCTATGCGGATACACAGCGCTACCGTCTGGGCGTCAACTTTCATCAGCTGCCATCAAACCGTCCGATCGTAGAGAATAAGAACCTGTACACGGCTAAGGACGGTGCGGGTACCCAGGAATTCCCTCCAGCGGGCACGCCAGTGTACTCCCCTAACCGTTTTGAGCGTGGTGAGGGTGTCGATGACGTATCCGATGGTTCCGGTGCGGTTCAGAAGGGAGTCGACGCAGGCCACTCCAAGTACGGCTTTGGTCGAGGTCAAGAATCCGCGACTGGGCTTGCAGCAGACCTTGGTCTTTTCGATGAGCTTCACGGTAAGGACTTCACACGCGGAGCGTATGTACGCCATCCGGAGGATGATGATTTCATCCAGGCGGGAATTCTCGTTCGCGAGGTCATGGATGATGCTCAACGCGAGCGCCTAGCCAACAACATCGCTGCGGCTATGGACGGTGTGTCCGACCAGGTGGCGGAACAATGCTGGACATACTGGGGCAATGTGGACGAGGATCTACGTGACCGGGTCAGGGAGATCTTCAACGCCAGTTAA
- a CDS encoding RNA polymerase sigma factor, producing MSIQHSEAHDAFVTDLALKAAHGDRAALTEFIAHTHDDVWRLLAHLADSDRADDLTQETYLRVLGALPRFAARSTARTWILSLARRVWVDSVRHDMARPRKSAGDWDDATSDHAAAETTGSQTWADWVDTRALIDQLEPERREALILTQMLGYTYAEAAGIAGVRVGTIRSRVARARADLVDMSQPRDHRSVSRQVKKRA from the coding sequence ATGAGCATTCAGCACAGTGAGGCGCACGATGCCTTCGTCACCGACCTCGCACTCAAGGCCGCCCACGGTGACCGTGCTGCATTGACTGAATTCATCGCCCACACCCACGATGATGTGTGGCGCCTCCTCGCCCACCTTGCTGATAGTGACAGGGCTGATGACCTGACACAAGAGACGTATCTGCGAGTACTCGGCGCATTGCCCCGTTTTGCGGCTCGTTCTACCGCTCGCACGTGGATTCTTTCCCTTGCCCGCCGCGTCTGGGTTGATTCCGTCCGCCATGACATGGCTCGTCCGCGTAAATCGGCCGGAGATTGGGACGACGCCACATCTGACCACGCCGCAGCGGAAACTACCGGTAGCCAGACATGGGCTGACTGGGTCGACACACGAGCACTCATCGACCAGCTCGAACCGGAACGTCGAGAGGCGCTGATCCTCACTCAAATGTTGGGGTACACCTATGCAGAAGCCGCAGGTATCGCCGGGGTTCGTGTGGGCACCATTCGTTCTCGCGTCGCGCGCGCCCGGGCGGACTTGGTAGATATGTCTCAACCCCGTGATCATCGGAGTGTGTCTCGACAGGTCAAGAAACGGGCGTAG
- a CDS encoding ferrochelatase, with amino-acid sequence MTNTALLLLSFGGPNKTEDVVPFLENVTRGRGIPRARLEQVGEHYFTLGGKSPINEQNLQIISNLEAELSSRGIDMPVYFGNRNWEPYVEDATVQMARDGIEHVYVFVTSAWGGYSGCSQYQEDIQRAIQACEKAGVSAPTMERLPHFHTHPAFIAEFASAVDAARGELPEEAREDADLIFAAHSVPCVADEEAGPHKFGGNLYSQQVLNAARLVQEASSFKGKPGSGASYAWTGKLAQHEPVGGRGDGPAHTGETVGVDLGVGTDYDVELVWQSRSGSPHTPWLEPDVCDHIEERARRGNKRGIVLCPIGFVTDHMEVVWDLDTEAKEAAAEAGIPFIRSASPGLSASFATMVVDMVADYAKSFEKSQPTEAQRAAEDIAKKLSTVPNFGHTTNGSFCAPGCCGSQR; translated from the coding sequence ATGACAAACACTGCGTTGCTCCTGCTGTCCTTCGGTGGTCCGAACAAAACCGAAGACGTCGTTCCTTTCTTAGAAAATGTCACTCGTGGCCGCGGTATTCCTCGGGCGCGACTCGAGCAAGTGGGTGAGCATTATTTCACCCTCGGGGGTAAATCCCCCATCAATGAACAGAATCTGCAGATCATTTCCAACCTCGAAGCCGAATTATCTTCCCGCGGTATCGATATGCCGGTCTACTTCGGCAACCGCAACTGGGAACCATATGTAGAAGATGCCACTGTGCAAATGGCTCGGGATGGAATCGAGCACGTCTACGTGTTCGTGACATCCGCGTGGGGTGGTTATTCCGGTTGTTCTCAATATCAGGAAGATATTCAACGCGCGATCCAAGCGTGTGAGAAAGCCGGTGTTTCTGCTCCCACGATGGAGCGCCTCCCGCACTTCCACACTCATCCCGCGTTCATCGCGGAATTCGCCTCCGCCGTGGATGCAGCCCGTGGTGAACTACCTGAGGAGGCGCGCGAGGATGCAGATCTCATTTTCGCTGCGCACTCTGTTCCGTGTGTCGCCGATGAGGAGGCTGGCCCTCACAAGTTTGGCGGAAACCTGTACTCTCAGCAGGTATTAAACGCGGCGCGCTTGGTGCAAGAAGCTAGCTCATTCAAAGGCAAGCCGGGTTCTGGGGCTTCTTATGCATGGACTGGCAAGCTTGCGCAGCACGAGCCTGTCGGCGGGCGTGGCGATGGGCCGGCTCATACAGGGGAGACGGTCGGTGTAGATCTTGGTGTGGGGACGGACTACGACGTGGAGCTAGTATGGCAGTCCCGTTCCGGTTCTCCTCATACTCCTTGGTTAGAGCCAGACGTGTGCGATCACATTGAGGAGCGAGCACGCAGAGGCAATAAGCGGGGAATTGTTTTATGCCCGATTGGCTTTGTCACTGACCACATGGAAGTGGTGTGGGATCTTGACACGGAAGCTAAAGAGGCTGCTGCGGAAGCTGGTATCCCCTTCATCCGCTCCGCTTCTCCTGGACTCAGTGCTTCTTTCGCCACCATGGTCGTAGACATGGTGGCTGATTATGCAAAGAGCTTTGAAAAGTCCCAGCCGACAGAGGCTCAGCGGGCTGCGGAGGACATTGCGAAGAAACTGTCCACGGTTCCTAACTTCGGGCACACCACAAATGGTTCTTTCTGCGCCCCAGGTTGCTGTGGCTCGCAAAGGTAG
- a CDS encoding aspartate-semialdehyde dehydrogenase: MTTIAVVGATGQVGRVMRSILRERNFPADNVRFFASARSAGKELEFGDKKVVVEDVAATPTDALKGIDIALFSAGGGTSREHAPRFAEAGAIVVDNSSAWRKDDNVPLVVSEVNGHEVKNTPKGIIANPNCTTMAAMPVLGPLHAEAGLRRLRVSSYQAVSGSGLAGVETLAKQVRENVDRIEELVHDGSALVAEDLGPYVAPIAFDALPFAGNLVEDGSEETDEEQKLRNESRKILGIPNLLVGGTCVRVPVLTGHTMTVHAEFDKSITPDRAREILADAPGVEVVDVPTPLAAAGKDESLVGRIRQDQSVDGGRGLVFVVAGDNLRKGAALNTIQIAELLLD, translated from the coding sequence ATGACGACCATCGCAGTTGTTGGCGCTACAGGCCAGGTGGGACGTGTCATGCGTTCCATCCTGCGTGAGCGTAACTTCCCAGCAGACAATGTCCGTTTCTTCGCTTCTGCTCGTTCGGCGGGCAAGGAACTGGAATTCGGGGATAAGAAAGTAGTTGTAGAGGATGTTGCAGCAACCCCTACGGATGCACTGAAGGGCATCGATATCGCCCTGTTCTCTGCTGGTGGCGGCACCTCCCGTGAACACGCACCACGTTTCGCAGAGGCCGGCGCGATCGTGGTGGACAATTCATCTGCCTGGCGTAAGGACGATAACGTTCCGCTCGTTGTTTCCGAGGTCAATGGACACGAGGTGAAAAACACCCCCAAGGGGATCATCGCAAACCCGAACTGCACCACCATGGCGGCTATGCCCGTGCTAGGCCCGTTGCACGCTGAGGCTGGCTTGCGGCGACTGCGCGTGAGCTCCTACCAGGCCGTGTCTGGATCCGGCTTAGCGGGTGTGGAAACGCTAGCAAAGCAAGTGCGCGAGAACGTGGACCGTATCGAAGAGCTGGTGCACGATGGTTCCGCTTTGGTCGCCGAGGATCTGGGACCATACGTAGCCCCAATTGCTTTCGACGCCCTGCCTTTTGCTGGCAACTTGGTGGAGGATGGCTCCGAAGAGACGGACGAGGAGCAAAAACTCCGCAACGAGTCACGCAAGATTTTGGGGATCCCAAATCTCCTAGTAGGTGGCACGTGCGTTCGCGTACCAGTCCTGACGGGGCACACTATGACCGTCCACGCGGAGTTCGACAAATCTATTACCCCGGATCGCGCCCGGGAAATTCTCGCCGATGCGCCGGGGGTTGAGGTTGTTGATGTACCGACGCCACTAGCCGCCGCCGGTAAGGACGAGTCCCTGGTGGGGCGTATCCGTCAGGATCAGTCTGTCGACGGTGGTCGCGGGCTCGTCTTCGTCGTGGCAGGAGATAATCTGCGCAAAGGCGCTGCCCTGAATACTATTCAGATTGCCGAATTACTGTTGGATTAA
- a CDS encoding aspartate kinase, with translation MALIVQKYGGSSLESAERIRRVAERIVETKKQGNDVVVVCSAMGDTTDELLDLAEQVNPVPPAREMDMLLTAGERISNALVAMAIESYGAEAQSFTGSQAGVLTTERHGNARIVDVTPGRVQEALDNGKICLVAGFQGVNRETRDVTTLGRGGSDATAVALAAALNADVCEIYSDVDGVYTADPRIVKNARKLDNISFEEMLEMAAVGAKVLMLRSVEYARAFNVPLRVRSSYSNDIGTLVSGSMEDIPVEEAVLTGVAHDRSEAKITVLGIPDNPGEAAKVFRAVADAEINIDMVLQNVSKIDNNRTDITFTCPREDGPRAVQLLKAMQKNSDWQDVLYDDQIGKVSLIGAGMKSHPGVTADFCEAIRDAGVNIELISTSEIRISVLIREADMDKAVVALHERFQLGGEEEATVYAGTGR, from the coding sequence GTGGCACTCATCGTCCAAAAATACGGCGGATCGTCGCTGGAAAGTGCGGAGCGCATCCGTCGGGTGGCGGAGCGCATCGTGGAAACTAAGAAACAGGGCAACGACGTGGTAGTGGTCTGCTCCGCCATGGGCGATACTACCGATGAGCTGCTGGATCTCGCTGAACAAGTCAACCCGGTCCCGCCTGCCCGCGAGATGGATATGCTGCTGACTGCCGGTGAACGCATCTCCAATGCCTTGGTGGCCATGGCCATCGAATCTTATGGGGCAGAAGCACAGTCCTTCACTGGTTCTCAAGCGGGAGTGCTGACCACAGAACGCCACGGCAATGCACGCATTGTGGATGTCACCCCGGGGCGGGTTCAAGAGGCTCTTGACAATGGCAAAATTTGCCTCGTCGCCGGTTTCCAGGGTGTCAACCGTGAGACTCGCGACGTGACCACTCTGGGACGCGGAGGCTCGGATGCCACCGCAGTAGCACTCGCTGCAGCTCTGAACGCCGACGTGTGTGAGATCTACTCCGATGTCGATGGCGTATACACCGCGGACCCGCGCATCGTAAAGAATGCCCGCAAACTGGACAACATCTCCTTCGAAGAAATGCTGGAGATGGCTGCGGTGGGCGCCAAGGTGCTCATGTTGCGCAGCGTCGAGTACGCTCGCGCATTCAACGTGCCCCTGCGTGTTCGCTCGTCCTACAGCAATGACATTGGCACCCTAGTTTCCGGATCGATGGAGGATATTCCAGTGGAAGAGGCAGTACTCACCGGTGTGGCGCACGACCGCTCCGAGGCAAAAATCACCGTGTTAGGCATCCCGGACAATCCAGGCGAGGCAGCCAAGGTGTTCCGCGCGGTCGCAGATGCAGAGATCAACATCGATATGGTTTTGCAAAATGTGTCCAAAATCGACAACAACCGCACAGACATCACCTTCACATGCCCTCGAGAAGATGGGCCGCGGGCCGTCCAACTGTTGAAGGCCATGCAGAAGAACTCCGACTGGCAGGATGTGCTGTACGACGACCAAATCGGCAAGGTCTCCCTGATCGGTGCCGGGATGAAGTCTCATCCCGGAGTAACTGCTGACTTCTGTGAGGCGATCAGAGACGCCGGCGTGAACATTGAGCTGATCTCCACCTCTGAGATCCGCATTTCCGTACTGATTCGTGAGGCCGATATGGACAAGGCCGTGGTGGCTCTCCACGAGCGTTTCCAGCTCGGCGGCGAGGAAGAAGCCACGGTGTACGCAGGTACCGGCCGTTAA
- a CDS encoding DMT family transporter → MYHNNLLAVFFALLSALTIAWGTVIRHRVAENTAEGVVPIMAAIRSGWWWAGLFGAMAGYGLQIIALRFGTLLIVQPILVLSLMFTLPLSSWMNGRRISKAETAWAGFLTAAVSVIIILGRPAAAETNPSDVVWWSSFCVGTVAISALYLWARRQSRHTRALIFGSLTGAIMGYLALMSKTVVDIWSTEGPRYLVSSWELYMLLFLAATGTAVQQASFNAGDLKNSLPAMTIVEPLIAFSLGYVVLGEHFQVNSTEGWGVMLAAMTVMIGSTVALSRLGVEAHTVEAHANEAHANELSEQQEPQQLTAQQQLDQPGNTTRKIP, encoded by the coding sequence ATGTATCACAACAATCTGTTAGCGGTTTTCTTCGCTTTGCTCTCCGCGTTGACTATCGCGTGGGGAACTGTGATTCGGCACCGCGTTGCGGAAAACACCGCTGAGGGCGTGGTGCCGATCATGGCCGCGATCCGTTCGGGCTGGTGGTGGGCTGGCCTGTTTGGCGCTATGGCGGGCTATGGCCTACAGATCATCGCACTGCGCTTCGGCACGCTTTTGATTGTTCAACCCATTTTGGTTCTCAGCCTCATGTTCACCCTGCCACTGTCTTCGTGGATGAATGGGCGTCGTATTTCAAAGGCCGAGACCGCCTGGGCAGGGTTTCTCACTGCTGCGGTGTCCGTCATCATCATTTTGGGGCGTCCTGCCGCTGCAGAGACTAACCCGTCGGATGTGGTGTGGTGGTCGTCGTTCTGCGTGGGAACCGTGGCTATTAGTGCGCTGTACTTATGGGCTCGACGCCAATCTCGCCACACCCGCGCTCTTATCTTCGGTTCGCTTACTGGTGCGATCATGGGTTATCTCGCACTGATGTCCAAGACCGTAGTTGATATATGGAGCACTGAGGGGCCTCGCTATCTGGTATCCAGCTGGGAGCTCTATATGCTTCTGTTCTTGGCAGCCACCGGTACTGCTGTTCAGCAAGCAAGCTTCAATGCGGGAGACCTCAAGAATTCCCTGCCAGCCATGACCATCGTTGAGCCACTCATTGCTTTCAGCTTGGGGTATGTTGTCCTCGGCGAGCATTTCCAGGTGAATTCAACGGAAGGCTGGGGTGTCATGCTGGCAGCCATGACGGTAATGATCGGATCCACCGTTGCTCTCAGTCGCCTTGGGGTCGAGGCTCACACTGTCGAGGCTCACGCTAACGAGGCTCACGCTAACGAGCTTTCTGAGCAGCAAGAGCCGCAACAGTTGACAGCACAACAGCAGTTAGACCAGCCCGGCAATACCACCCGGAAGATTCCGTAG